One Olsenella sp. oral taxon 807 DNA segment encodes these proteins:
- a CDS encoding RNA-binding domain-containing protein yields the protein MDVDKLLSGESQTVEYKAQRSPRSKSYAKTVVAFANARGGTLVFGADDKTRELVGIPDGQVFQEMDAITNAIMDSVEPQIIPEVTLRSVHGKSLILVGVPVGRQCPYFLKSEGLEKGVYVRVGASTRHADLEWIRELTQECAPGGFDRLVRRGFSVSGDDIARLCDRMYEVALSRSMGPEVANIRRVTKSQLLSWGVLVNHEGETLPTNAFLILTGNDEAVRPLQCAIFKDDSRAVFLDRRDITGDIMTQIEGSYHYVLEKMNMGADLGGVVRRDVYELPTWSVREVITNAVLHRSYVERSSVQVALHSDRLEVSSPGGIVRGFSLDRAMSGESRPRNEALAQAFLYMRLIEGWGSGIPRVSREFEERGMRAPKFQDNDGKFRVSLWRPSPDGFASYLRDGMSRADNRGVRPGSFDGRPMEAGGQTMPVDRQATRVDRKLMEVDRSALVLSYLQGHGPVRAADVSEFLGLSRSHTRTILRGMAQQGLIQKLGDKRYARYVPAL from the coding sequence ATGGACGTTGACAAACTTCTTTCCGGCGAATCCCAGACGGTTGAGTACAAGGCCCAACGCTCACCTCGTTCCAAGAGCTATGCGAAAACCGTCGTCGCCTTCGCCAACGCACGCGGCGGCACGCTCGTGTTTGGCGCGGATGACAAGACGCGCGAGCTTGTAGGTATTCCTGACGGGCAGGTCTTCCAGGAGATGGATGCCATCACGAACGCCATCATGGACTCGGTTGAGCCCCAGATAATTCCTGAGGTCACGCTGAGATCCGTGCATGGCAAGAGCCTCATCCTCGTTGGGGTACCCGTCGGCAGACAGTGTCCCTATTTTCTCAAGTCCGAAGGACTTGAGAAAGGCGTGTACGTTCGCGTTGGGGCAAGCACGAGGCACGCCGACCTCGAGTGGATTCGTGAGCTTACCCAAGAGTGCGCTCCAGGCGGATTTGACAGGCTTGTGCGTAGGGGCTTCAGCGTGAGTGGTGACGATATCGCTCGGCTGTGTGATCGCATGTACGAAGTCGCCCTATCGCGTTCTATGGGGCCTGAAGTGGCAAACATCCGCAGAGTTACCAAAAGTCAGCTCCTCTCTTGGGGTGTGTTGGTCAACCATGAGGGGGAGACACTGCCCACCAATGCGTTCCTGATTCTGACCGGCAACGACGAGGCGGTGAGGCCTCTGCAGTGCGCCATCTTCAAGGATGACTCTCGCGCCGTGTTTCTCGATAGGCGTGACATCACGGGCGACATCATGACCCAGATAGAGGGCTCCTACCACTACGTGCTTGAGAAGATGAATATGGGTGCCGATCTGGGCGGTGTCGTTCGACGTGACGTGTACGAGCTGCCCACGTGGTCGGTCCGGGAGGTCATCACCAATGCGGTACTCCACCGCTCCTACGTCGAGCGCTCTTCCGTACAGGTGGCGCTTCACTCCGACCGGCTCGAGGTCAGTTCTCCTGGTGGCATCGTGCGTGGCTTCTCACTGGATAGGGCAATGTCCGGCGAGTCTAGGCCAAGGAACGAGGCGCTTGCCCAGGCGTTTCTCTACATGAGGCTCATCGAGGGCTGGGGCAGCGGCATTCCGCGCGTGAGTAGGGAGTTTGAGGAGCGTGGGATGCGGGCACCCAAATTCCAAGACAACGACGGTAAATTTCGGGTGAGCCTCTGGCGCCCGAGTCCCGATGGGTTCGCCTCCTACCTCAGAGATGGGATGTCACGCGCAGACAATAGGGGAGTTAGGCCAGGTTCATTCGATGGACGACCGATGGAAGCTGGTGGCCAGACCATGCCAGTCGATAGACAAGCGACAAGAGTCGATAGAAAGTTGATGGAAGTCGATAGAAGCGCCCTTGTCCTTTCCTACCTACAAGGGCATGGGCCTGTGAGAGCCGCTGATGTCTCGGAGTTTCTTGGCTTGAGCAGGAGCCATACGCGCACCATCTTGCGCGGGATGGCGCAGCAGGGTCTCATCCAGAAGCTTGGCGATAAGCGCTACGCCCGCTACGTGCCTGCGCTGTGA
- a CDS encoding TIGR04255 family protein, which produces MLFPPTQRVIYHENPLVEVVCQFRFPTILKIDAEIPVAFQEAVRSTFPDYTPTVEHAHNVELTDTNGQTDTHTSHTTTNHAFISADRRWRVNLTSGFIALSTLNYKRWEEFRDMLDAPLQALMSIYAPSHFNRVGLRYTDAIDRIGLGLGTCRWTDLVKPEMLGMLASATLPESVITHATQVSELRLDDETAMVINAGLGSVEGKSNPCLIVDTDTFTTATHTATTEAALEVLDGLHAPISNYFQWAIQPKLHAALRPEDIKEV; this is translated from the coding sequence ATGTTGTTTCCCCCTACGCAACGGGTCATTTACCACGAGAATCCCCTCGTAGAGGTGGTATGTCAGTTCCGCTTCCCCACCATCCTCAAGATAGACGCCGAGATTCCCGTTGCATTTCAAGAGGCAGTTCGGTCGACCTTCCCAGACTATACGCCCACGGTTGAACATGCCCACAACGTCGAATTGACCGACACCAACGGACAGACCGACACGCACACCAGCCATACAACGACTAATCATGCATTCATCTCGGCTGACAGAAGATGGCGGGTCAATCTTACGTCTGGCTTTATCGCACTCTCGACGCTCAATTACAAGCGGTGGGAAGAGTTTCGCGATATGCTTGACGCGCCCCTGCAAGCCCTGATGTCAATCTACGCCCCATCCCATTTCAACAGGGTTGGACTTCGTTACACAGACGCGATAGACAGGATTGGCCTTGGGCTCGGTACCTGCAGATGGACAGATCTCGTAAAACCCGAGATGCTCGGTATGCTCGCATCCGCCACTCTTCCGGAATCCGTCATCACACACGCGACGCAGGTCAGCGAGCTCAGGCTCGATGACGAAACGGCCATGGTCATCAATGCCGGCTTAGGCAGTGTGGAAGGCAAGAGCAATCCGTGCCTCATCGTAGATACTGACACGTTTACCACTGCCACCCATACTGCAACCACAGAGGCCGCACTTGAGGTCCTTGACGGCCTCCATGCCCCCATCAGCAATTACTTTCAGTGGGCCATCCAACCAAAACTGCATGCCGCACTGAGACCCGAAGATATCAAGGAGGTATAG
- a CDS encoding lysylphosphatidylglycerol synthase transmembrane domain-containing protein yields MSNKRDESSRPKVAVKVSAPHVSSGESAEAVADNKERDARARKGALFLTAVVGLYVVYLVFSGQMATFLEALSSVDLSWVAAAAACYLLYFIFGVMAYVIAVYLEHDSPVGVRDLVSVEASGVFFGNLTPMMAGAVPSQIYRLTRTGIDVGEASAIEFTRFIVFQLGVVLFAALMLLAKLQYFFQTYGDIIILNLIVFGVHFLELAGLFVICLCPGFVTRVGNRLINFADARRWLKNRSRWDEMVNVQVAEFSGTFRRAAKDLPSMGLTLVVTMVQLACLYMIPWLVLHAFGRDADFLDCLAAGSMVQMVASAVPLPGGTGGAEGGFVMFYGFHFEGATSAGFLIWRIVTFFGPTLLAAPILGLRSGEGTSIYRRVQRLKKVLKGLHPLSAMGSDSHGDVTLGGTSIRKRVRERDKKGAQPSRAESRPRDTRHTGNGQLASAGNPSGPKEAVAGNSPSERKRPR; encoded by the coding sequence ATGTCCAACAAGAGAGACGAGTCGTCGAGACCAAAGGTTGCCGTTAAGGTGTCGGCCCCTCACGTTTCTTCCGGCGAGAGTGCCGAGGCTGTCGCGGATAACAAGGAAAGGGATGCAAGGGCTCGAAAGGGTGCCCTGTTCCTAACCGCCGTTGTTGGTCTGTATGTGGTCTACCTCGTGTTCTCCGGGCAGATGGCGACCTTTTTGGAAGCGCTCTCGTCCGTGGACCTCTCGTGGGTCGCTGCCGCCGCTGCTTGCTACCTCCTGTACTTCATCTTTGGCGTCATGGCCTATGTGATCGCCGTCTACCTCGAGCACGACTCACCCGTGGGCGTGCGCGACCTCGTGAGCGTCGAGGCGTCGGGCGTCTTCTTTGGCAACCTCACGCCCATGATGGCCGGTGCCGTTCCCTCCCAGATCTACCGCCTCACACGTACGGGCATCGATGTGGGGGAAGCAAGTGCCATCGAATTCACGCGCTTCATCGTGTTCCAGCTCGGCGTTGTGCTCTTTGCCGCCCTCATGCTCCTGGCAAAGCTGCAGTACTTCTTCCAGACCTATGGTGACATCATCATCCTGAACCTTATCGTCTTTGGCGTGCATTTCTTGGAGTTAGCGGGACTTTTCGTCATCTGTCTCTGTCCGGGCTTTGTGACACGCGTGGGCAATCGCCTCATCAATTTCGCCGATGCTCGTCGATGGCTCAAGAACCGCTCTCGCTGGGACGAGATGGTCAATGTCCAGGTAGCCGAGTTCTCTGGCACCTTCAGGCGTGCCGCCAAGGACCTGCCCTCCATGGGACTTACGCTTGTGGTCACGATGGTGCAGCTTGCATGTTTGTACATGATCCCTTGGCTCGTCCTACATGCCTTTGGGCGTGACGCAGACTTCCTGGACTGCCTTGCGGCGGGGTCTATGGTGCAGATGGTCGCCTCGGCCGTGCCACTACCAGGTGGGACGGGAGGCGCGGAGGGTGGCTTTGTGATGTTCTATGGCTTCCATTTTGAGGGAGCCACGTCGGCAGGCTTTCTCATCTGGCGCATCGTGACCTTCTTTGGGCCCACACTTCTGGCCGCGCCGATCTTAGGGCTACGCTCCGGTGAGGGGACGAGCATCTATCGTCGCGTGCAGAGGCTCAAGAAGGTCCTCAAAGGCCTGCACCCGCTCAGCGCCATGGGCTCGGACTCACATGGTGATGTCACCTTGGGTGGGACGTCAATTCGCAAGCGTGTGAGGGAGCGTGACAAGAAGGGCGCACAGCCGAGTCGAGCCGAGTCCCGTCCCAGAGACACGCGGCACACCGGGAATGGCCAGCTCGCATCAGCGGGCAACCCCTCAGGTCCTAAAGAGGCTGTAGCGGGCAACTCACCCAGCGAGCGGAAGCGCCCTCGCTAG
- the gltX gene encoding glutamate--tRNA ligase yields the protein MTLNSPDIADTVRVRFAPSPTGKLHVGGARTAIYNWAFARANHGSFILRIDDTDPARSTEENTQVILRALRWLGLDWDEGPEVGGDWGPYWQARRLDIYRDVARRLIREGRAYYCFCTPERLAADRKAAEERHDPFQGYQRTCRSIDPAEAQRRVDAGEPHTIRIKVPDGRGDVVIRDVVHGDVTFNARELDDFIIVRTDGTPTYNFTTVVDDATMGITHVIRGDDHLSNTPRQVIVYEAMGVPTPTFAHISMILGPDGKKLSKRHGATSVEEYRDRGYDADAFVNYLALLGWAPDGTTTIVSRDALAREFSLDRVSKNPATFDVKKLDWIQGQYLQAMSNEMFSKRVLIPELIRAGLEEGSVEEAYARRPSWFGLLASLLRPRTTLAPEVVAKARFLYEGNNVTLDEKSVKKNLAKEGARASLEAAREALTSITTGAWTTAAIDAALEPLPERLDTSKRAFYGALRVAVCGNAVSPPLGESLELLGRDTTLARLARALPLAG from the coding sequence ATGACCTTGAATTCACCTGATATTGCTGATACCGTGCGCGTTCGCTTCGCGCCCTCGCCTACCGGTAAGCTTCACGTGGGCGGCGCCCGTACCGCGATCTATAACTGGGCCTTCGCGCGCGCGAACCATGGTAGCTTTATCCTGCGCATCGATGACACCGATCCCGCCCGCTCGACCGAGGAGAACACCCAAGTCATCCTGCGCGCCCTGCGCTGGCTGGGGCTCGACTGGGACGAGGGTCCCGAGGTCGGTGGCGACTGGGGCCCCTACTGGCAGGCACGACGCCTTGACATCTACCGTGATGTCGCACGTCGCCTCATCAGGGAGGGCAGGGCGTACTACTGCTTCTGCACCCCCGAGAGGCTTGCAGCAGACAGAAAGGCTGCCGAGGAGCGTCACGACCCCTTTCAGGGCTATCAGCGCACCTGCAGGAGCATAGATCCTGCCGAGGCGCAGAGGCGCGTCGACGCCGGGGAACCCCATACCATCCGCATCAAGGTTCCGGACGGGCGCGGTGACGTCGTCATCCGTGACGTGGTTCACGGCGACGTGACCTTCAACGCCCGCGAGCTCGACGATTTCATCATCGTCCGTACGGACGGCACGCCCACCTACAACTTCACGACCGTGGTCGATGATGCCACGATGGGGATAACCCACGTCATTCGTGGAGACGACCACCTCTCGAACACGCCACGCCAAGTCATTGTCTACGAGGCGATGGGTGTGCCCACACCCACGTTCGCGCACATCTCGATGATCCTGGGACCGGACGGTAAGAAGCTCTCGAAGCGCCATGGCGCGACCTCCGTCGAGGAGTACCGGGACCGGGGCTATGATGCCGATGCCTTCGTGAATTACCTCGCTCTGCTCGGCTGGGCACCTGATGGCACGACCACGATCGTCTCGCGCGACGCGTTGGCACGCGAGTTCTCGCTCGATCGCGTGTCAAAGAACCCTGCGACCTTCGACGTCAAGAAGCTTGACTGGATTCAGGGTCAGTACCTACAGGCCATGAGCAACGAGATGTTCTCCAAGAGGGTGCTCATACCCGAACTCATCAGGGCTGGCCTCGAGGAAGGTAGCGTCGAGGAGGCCTATGCCAGGCGTCCCTCGTGGTTTGGCCTGCTCGCCTCTCTGCTGAGGCCGCGCACGACGCTCGCTCCAGAAGTCGTCGCGAAGGCTCGCTTCCTCTACGAGGGGAACAATGTGACCCTCGACGAAAAGTCCGTGAAGAAGAACCTTGCCAAGGAGGGGGCGAGAGCGAGCCTTGAGGCCGCACGAGAGGCACTCACGTCCATCACCACAGGTGCCTGGACTACCGCTGCCATCGACGCCGCCCTAGAGCCGCTTCCCGAGAGGCTCGACACCAGCAAGCGTGCATTCTACGGTGCCCTGCGTGTTGCGGTGTGCGGCAACGCGGTCTCGCCCCCGCTTGGCGAGTCACTCGAGCTCCTCGGTCGAGACACCACGCTTGCGCGCCTAGCGAGGGCGCTTCCGCTCGCTGGGTGA
- a CDS encoding ATP-binding cassette domain-containing protein, protein MQDSFITAEGLSQQSPRIQSYRDVNLKLAKGQAHAICAEDRSGKTELLLTLAGRMLPTSGTLRVGGIDVGGLRSLARVRRFASLGFFENVNDVERVLKVSVITSAELGLAGKRSNAMATDAFLESCGLLDTADTRIEALDRYTFDWLGIALGMAHDPKLLVVDDIESSLTEHQSLKLARKLKDLARSTGVTVACGVNDYDIAVSFDSVNCISDEARAQEAAWGRKHAEEVA, encoded by the coding sequence ATGCAAGATTCCTTCATTACTGCCGAAGGACTCTCACAGCAAAGCCCTCGCATACAGTCCTACCGTGACGTCAACCTCAAGCTCGCAAAGGGACAGGCACACGCGATCTGTGCAGAGGATAGGTCGGGCAAGACTGAGCTTTTGCTTACGTTGGCTGGCCGCATGCTCCCAACGTCGGGCACCCTGCGTGTTGGAGGCATCGATGTCGGGGGGCTCAGGAGCTTGGCCCGCGTACGCAGGTTCGCGAGCCTGGGCTTCTTTGAGAACGTCAATGACGTTGAGCGAGTCCTTAAGGTTAGCGTCATTACCTCCGCTGAGTTGGGACTTGCGGGGAAGCGGTCGAACGCGATGGCGACCGACGCCTTTCTTGAGAGCTGCGGACTTTTGGATACCGCAGACACACGTATCGAAGCGCTCGATCGCTATACCTTCGACTGGTTGGGCATCGCTTTGGGAATGGCCCATGACCCGAAGCTGCTGGTCGTTGATGACATAGAGTCATCGCTTACCGAGCATCAGTCGCTCAAGCTCGCCCGCAAGCTCAAGGACCTCGCGCGCTCGACAGGCGTCACCGTCGCGTGCGGCGTCAATGACTATGACATTGCTGTGAGCTTTGACAGTGTCAACTGCATCAGTGACGAGGCCCGTGCACAGGAGGCTGCCTGGGGCCGAAAGCATGCCGAGGAGGTTGCATAG
- a CDS encoding YhgE/Pip domain-containing protein: MKNPIRGLRFSLLDFQSARAGLGMKLAMAAIAIIPVIYGALYLMAFYDPYGSLDTLPVAVVNEDVGATLRDGSAVRAGDDLVGRLRESNSLKYSFVSEDTAQRGIEDGSYYLKVVIPKDFSKDIASAEGNDPTQAKLVFVANESTNYLSSILGKSVFREVTAQTNYAVGDNYYVQLFDKVDQSGRDIKRAADGAFDLEDGLGRVSEGADQLSNGAKKAQKGSTTLSDGISSAADGSQTITNKLQSAKQGSDKLSDGLDNARSGSSTLTGGLAQAQSGAMTLGDGLGTLADGLEAGERGSKELAAGLGRLQDGSGQLALGARSLETALSAQGASLNRLNTGAADVSRGVDDLVGTLSGFGGTLEGLSQQTKGLQTKLDALEQSASSLQDAGTKLQSDASSAKKDIQNVRASLSGMSEKLGSVGQDVGAASAKATSAAQAAARAQEELEGIEPTANEDGSYTLTATQYATFRQAQRDVRDASGEAAESAQDARSAGQSLKGVGNAVEGLSDQGLTDRLMAVSDDLTAIQKGAPALFSGAQSLLSEASSTILGARTLTGRLSSDMGRLGTLQGGAKQVSDGIDALTKAMTTDAYDVDGKALTLHAGVRQLADGSRRMDESLPALVVGANKLTVGTRQLAEGAKSARGGSDSLTSALGLLSNGSKTLSLGLGSADGGSHSLSSGLGLLVDGSSTLTSGLYGAKSGALSLADGLGTLSAGAGDLASAVDTARDGSAVLADGLEKGYESATEQTQGADRRASMMSQPVTLADDPYTTVANYGTGFAPYFIALGLWVGALVMTFLLRPLNKRLICSGASPVVAAFSGLVPWLIIGALQSVILGLVVQFPLRLDIIHVAAYYALILLASVVFCAMIQMITAVLGFPGKFVAVILLMLQLTSAAGTFPIQTEPEVFQAISPYVPMTYVVHSLRIAMRGTDLGLVGPDVVTLVLFAGVSFMITCLAARRRRLVTMNDLHPLVDL; this comes from the coding sequence ATGAAGAATCCAATCAGGGGCCTGAGGTTCTCGCTTCTTGACTTTCAATCGGCCCGGGCTGGCCTTGGCATGAAGCTTGCCATGGCTGCCATCGCCATCATTCCCGTCATCTACGGCGCACTGTACCTGATGGCCTTCTATGATCCCTACGGCAGCCTCGACACACTGCCCGTCGCCGTCGTGAACGAGGATGTCGGGGCGACCCTTCGAGACGGGAGTGCTGTCCGGGCGGGGGATGACCTCGTGGGTCGCCTCAGGGAATCGAACTCGCTCAAGTATAGCTTCGTCAGCGAGGACACGGCCCAGAGGGGCATAGAGGACGGCAGCTACTATCTCAAGGTCGTCATCCCAAAGGACTTCTCAAAGGACATCGCCTCGGCAGAGGGAAATGACCCCACTCAGGCCAAGCTCGTGTTCGTGGCCAACGAGTCAACCAACTACCTCTCGTCGATACTGGGAAAGTCGGTCTTTCGTGAAGTGACGGCACAGACCAACTATGCCGTGGGAGACAACTACTACGTACAGCTCTTCGATAAGGTCGACCAGTCAGGCCGCGACATCAAGCGCGCCGCTGACGGTGCCTTTGACCTCGAGGATGGGCTCGGCAGGGTCTCTGAGGGTGCAGACCAGCTATCCAATGGCGCCAAGAAGGCACAGAAGGGCTCGACGACACTTTCCGATGGCATCTCGAGTGCAGCGGACGGATCCCAGACGATCACGAACAAGCTGCAGTCGGCAAAGCAGGGATCGGACAAGCTGTCCGACGGTCTCGACAACGCACGCTCCGGCTCGAGCACGCTCACTGGTGGCCTTGCCCAAGCACAGTCAGGTGCCATGACGCTCGGTGACGGTCTGGGTACGCTTGCCGATGGGCTGGAGGCGGGGGAGAGAGGCTCCAAGGAGCTTGCGGCTGGCTTGGGGAGGCTCCAGGATGGCTCCGGTCAGCTCGCACTGGGAGCGAGGAGCCTCGAGACAGCTCTGAGTGCCCAGGGCGCGAGTCTGAACAGGCTCAACACTGGTGCGGCCGACGTGTCCAGGGGTGTCGATGACCTCGTGGGGACCCTCAGTGGCTTTGGTGGCACGCTCGAGGGCCTCTCGCAACAGACGAAGGGTCTTCAGACCAAACTCGACGCGCTCGAGCAGTCCGCCTCTTCGCTCCAAGATGCCGGCACCAAACTCCAAAGCGATGCCTCTTCTGCCAAGAAAGACATTCAGAACGTGAGAGCCTCTCTCTCCGGTATGAGCGAGAAGCTTGGCTCCGTGGGACAGGATGTGGGCGCGGCATCCGCGAAGGCCACAAGTGCCGCGCAGGCTGCAGCTAGGGCGCAAGAGGAGCTGGAGGGGATCGAGCCGACAGCAAATGAGGACGGTAGCTACACGCTCACTGCGACACAGTACGCCACGTTCCGACAGGCGCAACGCGACGTGCGCGACGCCTCTGGAGAAGCCGCAGAATCGGCCCAGGACGCACGGTCAGCAGGCCAGTCGCTCAAAGGTGTGGGCAATGCCGTGGAGGGTCTTTCCGATCAGGGTCTCACGGACAGGCTCATGGCTGTGAGCGATGACCTCACGGCCATTCAGAAGGGCGCACCCGCACTCTTCAGCGGAGCGCAGTCGCTTCTGAGCGAGGCGAGCTCCACGATCTTGGGTGCCCGTACGCTCACTGGAAGACTCTCGAGTGATATGGGCAGGCTGGGTACGCTTCAAGGTGGTGCGAAGCAGGTCTCCGATGGCATCGATGCTCTTACAAAAGCCATGACCACCGACGCATACGATGTTGATGGCAAGGCACTCACGCTCCACGCGGGAGTGAGGCAGCTTGCCGATGGCAGCAGGCGCATGGACGAGAGCCTGCCTGCGTTGGTTGTGGGTGCCAACAAGCTCACCGTTGGCACAAGGCAGCTCGCCGAGGGTGCCAAGAGCGCGAGGGGCGGGTCTGACTCCCTCACGAGCGCGCTTGGCCTCCTCTCCAATGGCTCAAAGACGCTGAGTCTTGGATTGGGTAGCGCCGATGGGGGCTCTCACTCACTCTCGAGCGGACTTGGGCTTCTCGTCGATGGGTCTTCGACCTTGACCTCAGGTCTTTATGGAGCCAAGAGCGGCGCACTTTCCCTCGCGGATGGCCTTGGCACCCTTTCTGCGGGTGCGGGTGACCTGGCCTCAGCCGTCGACACCGCGCGTGACGGATCGGCGGTCCTCGCCGATGGCCTTGAGAAGGGCTACGAGAGCGCTACGGAGCAGACGCAAGGCGCCGACAGGCGGGCGTCCATGATGAGCCAGCCTGTCACCCTCGCGGATGACCCCTACACCACGGTCGCCAACTATGGCACCGGCTTTGCCCCCTACTTCATAGCGCTTGGTCTTTGGGTAGGTGCCCTCGTGATGACCTTCCTGCTCCGACCGCTCAACAAGCGTCTCATCTGCTCGGGGGCAAGCCCGGTGGTTGCGGCCTTCTCAGGGCTCGTTCCCTGGCTCATCATCGGAGCTCTGCAGTCGGTCATTTTGGGGCTGGTCGTGCAGTTCCCCCTGCGACTTGACATCATTCACGTCGCTGCCTACTATGCGCTGATCCTCCTTGCGAGCGTCGTGTTCTGTGCGATGATCCAGATGATTACGGCGGTTCTGGGATTTCCGGGCAAGTTCGTCGCCGTCATCCTCCTGATGCTGCAGCTCACGAGCGCGGCCGGCACCTTCCCGATCCAGACCGAGCCTGAGGTCTTCCAAGCCATTAGCCCCTATGTGCCAATGACCTATGTCGTTCACTCACTGAGGATCGCCATGAGGGGAACCGATCTCGGACTCGTTGGTCCTGACGTTGTGACTCTGGTACTATTTGCCGGGGTTTCGTTCATGATCACCTGCCTTGCCGCACGACGTCGGCGCCTGGTCACGATGAACGACCTCCATCCGTTGGTCGACCTGTAG
- a CDS encoding TetR/AcrR family transcriptional regulator, translating to MGPCEEDMLCDERCSDLADGMRVASHEVVGERLAGHHMREGARAAFKTRKSAKTRGRIMEAASRLMVERHGMHFNMSEVSERCRMSKGSLYYYFQDKDDLVEAIFSREVEGFVNTLEMMVTRAASAHEAIRALCCEYERAIAENGPLTLAMARELIHVRDGTIKEIEAHFMRVIALIAAQLERGKEEGIVRRDVDAQLAAMSLCGALSFAAMRSSLAGPVRGEVEGLGTRIFTQLAQGIGPSQGG from the coding sequence ATGGGCCCGTGCGAAGAGGACATGCTTTGTGACGAGAGGTGCTCAGATCTTGCCGATGGTATGCGCGTGGCCTCGCATGAGGTAGTGGGAGAGCGACTCGCTGGACATCATATGAGGGAAGGAGCTCGCGCGGCGTTCAAGACGAGGAAGAGTGCCAAGACACGTGGACGTATCATGGAGGCTGCCTCTAGGCTCATGGTCGAGCGCCATGGCATGCACTTCAACATGAGCGAGGTTTCCGAACGCTGTCGCATGTCAAAGGGTTCCCTCTACTATTACTTTCAGGACAAGGACGATCTGGTGGAGGCCATCTTCAGCAGGGAGGTCGAGGGCTTCGTCAACACCCTTGAGATGATGGTGACACGGGCGGCGTCCGCGCATGAGGCGATCCGTGCCCTCTGCTGCGAGTACGAACGGGCCATTGCAGAGAACGGGCCTCTGACCCTGGCCATGGCCCGTGAGCTCATTCATGTCCGCGATGGGACCATCAAGGAGATAGAGGCTCATTTCATGCGGGTCATTGCACTTATTGCCGCTCAGCTCGAGCGCGGCAAAGAGGAAGGGATCGTCCGGCGTGACGTGGACGCGCAACTTGCCGCCATGTCGCTCTGCGGTGCCTTGAGTTTTGCCGCGATGCGCTCATCACTCGCGGGTCCTGTGCGTGGAGAAGTCGAAGGTCTTGGCACGCGCATCTTCACCCAGCTCGCGCAGGGCATTGGTCCTAGCCAGGGAGGGTAA
- the metK gene encoding methionine adenosyltransferase has translation MPHRNYLFTSESVTEGHPDKICDQVSDAVLDAILEKEARLEREGYVSPTGVPARLSDVRVACETFATTGTIAVMGEIRTQAYVDVQAIVRETLREIGYDRAKYGFDCDTCGVINMIHGQSPDIAQGVDGTFARANDHDEAERIGAGDQGMMFGYATDETDVLMPMPIHLAHGLARQLAEVRRNSTLPYLRPDGKTQVTVRYEDDRPVEVSAIVVSAQHDERVGQLQIHEDVTRKVIAPVLDEANIAWKDATIYVNPTGRFVVGGPMGDTGLTGRKIIVDSYGGMGRHGGGAFSGKDPTKVDRSAAYAARWVAKNIVAAGLARRCEVQLAYAIGVARPLSIMVDSFGTGAVDDFALDRAVAEVFDLRPGAIIRDLDLRRPIFKKTAAYGHFGRVDPDFSWEATDRVDELRAAAGGRVR, from the coding sequence ATGCCACACAGGAACTACCTCTTCACCTCGGAGTCAGTGACCGAGGGGCATCCCGACAAGATCTGTGACCAGGTTTCGGATGCAGTTCTCGACGCGATTCTCGAGAAGGAGGCCCGTCTTGAGAGAGAAGGTTATGTCTCACCAACGGGGGTGCCCGCACGGCTCAGTGACGTTCGCGTCGCCTGCGAGACCTTTGCCACGACGGGCACCATCGCCGTCATGGGGGAGATTCGCACCCAGGCCTACGTTGATGTGCAGGCCATCGTGCGAGAGACGCTGCGTGAGATAGGCTATGACCGCGCGAAGTATGGCTTTGACTGTGATACCTGCGGCGTCATCAACATGATCCATGGGCAATCGCCTGATATCGCCCAGGGCGTGGACGGCACCTTCGCCCGCGCGAACGACCATGATGAGGCGGAGCGGATCGGCGCAGGTGACCAGGGCATGATGTTCGGCTACGCCACAGACGAGACCGACGTCCTCATGCCCATGCCCATCCACCTTGCGCATGGCCTCGCACGCCAACTTGCCGAGGTCCGCCGCAACTCGACGCTTCCCTACCTGCGCCCCGACGGCAAGACTCAGGTCACAGTCAGATACGAGGATGACCGTCCCGTCGAGGTTAGCGCCATCGTCGTCTCGGCCCAGCACGACGAGAGGGTCGGGCAACTCCAGATCCACGAGGACGTTACCAGGAAGGTCATCGCCCCCGTTCTCGATGAGGCAAACATCGCCTGGAAGGACGCCACGATATACGTGAACCCCACGGGCCGTTTCGTCGTGGGCGGCCCGATGGGAGATACCGGCCTCACGGGCCGCAAGATCATCGTAGACAGCTATGGTGGCATGGGCCGGCACGGTGGGGGCGCCTTCTCGGGCAAGGACCCCACCAAGGTGGATCGCTCGGCTGCCTACGCCGCCCGTTGGGTCGCCAAGAACATCGTCGCCGCTGGTCTCGCTAGGAGGTGTGAGGTCCAGCTTGCCTATGCGATAGGTGTCGCTCGGCCCCTCTCCATCATGGTCGACAGCTTTGGGACGGGCGCGGTTGATGACTTCGCGCTTGATAGGGCCGTGGCCGAGGTCTTCGACCTCAGGCCAGGGGCCATCATCCGTGACCTTGACTTGCGCCGGCCCATCTTCAAAAAGACAGCTGCCTACGGGCACTTTGGCCGCGTCGATCCCGATTTTAGCTGGGAGGCAACCGACCGTGTGGACGAGCTGAGGGCCGCTGCCGGGGGTCGTGTGCGATAG